A stretch of Arachis hypogaea cultivar Tifrunner chromosome 15, arahy.Tifrunner.gnm2.J5K5, whole genome shotgun sequence DNA encodes these proteins:
- the LOC112748863 gene encoding signal peptide peptidase-like 2 yields MIVVARGDKSGEDGIPMLLKIPHLFDPWGGYSIIGFGDIILPGLLVAFSLRYDWLAKKSLRAGYFLWAMTAYGLGILQYYI; encoded by the exons ATGATAGTG gTAGCTCGAGGTGATAAGAGTGGAGAAGATGGTATCCCAATGCTGCTAAAGATACCACATTTGTTCGATCCTTGGGGTGGTTACAGCATCATTGGTTTTGGGGACATTATCTTACCAGGGCTTCTAGTAGCATTTTCACTAAG GTATGATTGGTTGGCAAAGAAGAGCCTTCGCGCTGGGTACTTCTTGTGGGCAATGACTGCCTATGGCTTAGGTATATTACAATATTATATCTAA